gacggtgttgatatgtgccgtGCGACtgcctgccaaccagttcagggcgtagtccgcctttccccCCCAAAGTCgtctgggttaggctccagcactcccacgacccttgtgtgtATGAGTGCAttcgaaaatggatggttggacatccatccatccattttcaacaccgcttatcctggttagcGTCACGggatgctggaacctatcccagcagaTTTCAGGCTGACAACACCCAGAAAAGGTCACCGGTCAGTCATATCTAATGCCGATgtcaatgttttcgctgataagaaattggactattaacctgcttccgcttgtcttggacaactggatctacacacggatctggtgagtaagtcgttgagatttacacagaagagtttgaaagcgtggaaaaatctggacgcatacaaatacttcgttgctggatctgttctcaatcaagaataaatcccacatagtgatggagccactcagatattttcaatacaaaaaccaatatttcaataaatgacccctggttttacacaaactcgcattcattaactatgattggaaagaaaaaaaagacagcgagtcgtctcctccgtacacaaagcgtgctgcggccacacgttaaactttggtaaacttcactgtgccagacattttttttaaatatgcattgttctcaaatgagtccaatgcgtattttaaaaaagaaaataaactgttgggataggctttagcacccgtacacggaagcgcgttgctgCCACacgaacttcagtaaacctctgtgtgaccgatggtttattttcttttttgaaatacgcattggactcatttgggaacaatgcatgttagaaaaaaaaagaaaaagtctgtcggggagaggtttactgaagattaatgtgtggccgcaacacgcttcgagTACGTTGGATGACTCcatgtcgttttttttctttttttttaaaacgcattgttctcaaatgagccaacttggcattataaatacttcttgggaatttgagattaagaagaataattcctacctcgATCGCCACACAGTCGtgcgtatttggttgggcaccatccatcacgtttaattgctgaactcaatcgatattttctggtcttttcagctggtattccatagaatgatctctttgaatatctgttgtgacaaaaaataggacaacaagtctcgggcattgtgaatattctgctccggttcaatttTCCCCACActatcgagcagctctttttgactggcaatatgccgccgtgaaaatggtgacgtcacgtgcacgagctctatattgatgctacattttgtaatttttttgtagcaCCGCGGGCTCTTGAGTACCGTAAATTCAATGCTGTGTATGTGTTATGCATATTAAAGAATTAACAATAAAAGCACCTTGTACCTTGAtcgactcaaaattgcccacaggcgtggatgtgaatgtgaatgattgGTTGTCaatatgtcccctgcgattggctagcaaccagttcaggaggTACATCtgagataggcgccagcacccCAGCAAcctaagtgaggataagcggtagagacaatgaatggatggatggttatcttaaacattaaagtatgaaacttaaaaaaaaggaaaagaagaatttgagaagggggccaAAACTTATTCTTCCTACTTGCATACATTGCCTCACTAGATACACATGATGAACTATTATTGTTCTTGTTTTCTGTTAAGTTTGATGTAAATCTGAAGATTGGCCTTGAACAGACGCTGCcattgaaaattttgaaaatgccCCGTttaataatcatatttttgtctCAGCTAATATGaaacataggcatttttttaaataataaaaaagtcaatgttttggTCACATATTTCCTCGTGATTAACAGGGATTGCTGGAAAAGTAAATTTGGCCCAATTCGGACCATAAAAAGTTGCGTAAATCTCCAACCCTTATTTGATTCCTACAAACTAGGgatcattgtatttatttcaaatccCCATCCAATGATATCCTCTGTTTTGATTGTTAGTAAATACCTACCTAAAACCTTTACATCATCAGGTAACAATTAGAATGGTCACTTTGAGTTTCATAGCACTAAAAAACCTGCTACATATAAAATAGAGGTAGTGGTTCGTATGGAAAAATAtgcatgaaaaacatttgtgaaaataaaaattaatgacaaattaaattactttaacCTAAGAAAAGACTCGCCCAACGTGGGGCTCGAACCCACGACCCTGAGATTAAGAGTCTCATGCTCTACCGACTGAGCTAGCCGGGCTTGGGACAGTCGCATCTGATCTCCCCATGACAAAACACACCACAGAAGGAGAATGCACAACATCACTACAAAGATATAATGATATGTATGTTACCTTTTGTCTTACAGTAGGCTGAAGATGCACTTACGGTGGGGTCACTATCCCTGATAGGTTGCATACTGGCACCTAGCAACCAAAACGAGAAGGGATGTAGGGCGAATTAAGCTAAAAAGTGATCAAATAACACAGCCTTAAAACATTTGCAGTGAAATACCAAGAATGCTGCACACGCATTTTCACGTACAAATTGAAGGGATAGAAACTGTTTGCAAAAATAATTACCTGCTAGCAGCCATCCGCACGTCCGTTGTCTACCAAGACTTTCAATATCTGGTATTCCATGACACAGATAGGCGGGTGATTCAATCTGGCTCTGCTTCTTATTAACATATATGGCTTCGCTGGGCAAAACAATAGTGATTTTAAGACCAGGACGAACTGAGAGAGATGAAATGATGCACTGAAAAATTGCAACAGGTAACCTGGTGGGCTTGGCTTGCTCGGTGGTGGTAGATTTTAACCTCAGACGCAGCTACAGCACCCTCTACTGGTGGTACTACTTCTATTGCACTCATTCTTCTCGTGACTTtagaaatagtttttttttttaaacccacgaCAATAAATTACAGACCGATTATTTAGACATTTAATCTAAACGTGAGCTAGATATATTCAAGACAGCTCTTCGATCCTTGCGGTGCTGACATTTGTCATCGTGAGCGACATTAAATcatgaaatgaaattcaaaaaaCCTGTGAATTTTTCTCGTCAAATTATTGGTGTATAAAATGTGCCGCTTATACGACAATTCCAGGTGAAGTGTTGTGTGCGGTTCTCCTACGTCAATGACACAGGGCGGTACTGGATTGGTTGTGGGAAAAGGAAGGGGCCCCCCTCATCCGGCTTTACCAGGCTGTGGGtttaaaaaagggggaaaaggaAATCAAACAGTGCTAACCAAggtttgttttatgtttgtttcGCTGGAACACATGAGCAGCGGACCACTGCATGCACGGACTGCGGGGAAGCGATCGGCCCTAAAGGGGAGCGAACATCCATCGGCTGCGCGGCGCAGGCTAGCAGCGGtgcggcggcagcagcagcagcagcagcaggaggaggaggaggaggaggctgaGGGTCCTGCCTGCACTGTGAGCCATGGGCTTCCGCAAGAAGAGCAAGAACCCGCCGGTGCTCAGCCACGAGTTTGTGATCCAGAACCACGCCGATATGGTGTCCTGCCTGGCCATGATCATCCTCCTTGGCCTGATGTTTGAGGTACTGTGCGGATGCCATCGCGCTTATTAGCCTCCTAGCTTCTGCGGGGTTCCGTTACCTGGCATGACAGGATTCTGTGATGGGCTCTGTAGTGTAGaagagaaaataataataataataatgatgataataatgttTTACTCACTCTAGGTATTGCACTGTAATTGTAGCATTCCGCAGACAGCATCGTGTACACTGTGCAGTACTTGCAACATATTTATATCAAATGGAAAGaatataatggaaaataaacCATGTTGCAAGTGTTGtgctcttttgttgtttgatcaTGATTATATATTTATCGATTCCTAACCGTAAACTAATATTTTGACATAACAAATAATGCTAACATTAACGATATCAACAATACAGTACTACAATaacaacattaaaaatgtgctatttttaaattgaaatatgtAAATGCCTGAAAAACTGTCAAACTTTAGAAAATTAATTTGTATCAATAACATGGGAAACgagagagctcgtgcacgtgacgtcaccgttttcacagagccatattgccggtcaaaaagagctgcttgacagtgtgggggacattgaactggagcagaatattcacaatgcccgagacttgttgtgctgttgtttgtAACAACAGacgacacagatattcaaagaggtcagtCTATGAAATAACAGCAgtaaagatgagaaaagatcaatggattttgacaattaaccatgatggatggtgcccaacaaaacAGACACGACTgcgtagcgatcacttcatttcaggtaggaactattcttctcaatctcaaattcccaagaagtatttataatgccaagttggtttatttgagaataatgcgttaaaaaaaaaaaacaacaacaacatggagtcatctccaacatacatggaagcatgttgcagccacactttAAACTTCAGTTAACCTCTCCCtggcagacgtttttttttttaattatgcattgttctcaaatgagtcggTCACAGTTCACTTCCGTGTAcgagggctgaagcctatctcagcgtttttttttttttttaaatacgcattggactcattttagaacaatgcatatttaaaaaaaaaaaaaaaaaacgtctgtcagggagaggtttaccgtgTATGAAGGAGccgacttgctgtcttttttttttttcaatcatagttaatgaatgggactttgtgtaaaaccaggggtcatttattgaaatatttgtatttgtattgaaaaaatctgaatggctccatcactatgtgggatttattcttgattgagaaccgatccagcaacaaagtatttgcatccagacttttctacgctttcaaacttttctgtgtaaatctcgacgacttactcaccagatacatgtctagatccagttgtctaaaacaagcggaagcggggtaatagtccaatttcttatcggcgaaaacatcgacttcagcattaaatatgggtcctctatgcaaatgtctcttatttttccagatatcttcatttattatcaccttctaaatgtttaacggcatCGGACAAAACGACGTATTGTCGcctcgtctccaactgacttagcattgagcaaagcttaggtttgacctgcaatatggccagtcacgtgacttcggtgacgtaggttgCACGACCTCTTTATGAATGTACCCATAGCCTATATGTGGgttaaaaaatcaaacaaaaaaatgaaataaagcacTCCATAATAGGATTTTGTTTATGAGTTCGGAAAATATGCATATATGATGAGCATGAgataaattttaaacattttaaaatggttgAACTTGTCTTTTATTGTGCCTTGTTTTGGGCACTGAAAAAACTTGAATTTACTCAATGTGAACATGTACACTAGTTGTCCataaattcattttctttgccgcgtatcctcatgagggtcgcaggactgctgTAGCCTGTCCAAGctatcaacgagcaggaggcagcgtacaccttgaactggttgtcagccaatcgcagggcacatcgacacaaataACATTCACAtacacaaccacacctaggggcaatttagagtctccagttaatgcatgtttttgggatgtgggaggaaaccggagtgcccggagaaaacccacgcaggcacgggggagaacatgcaaactccacacaggcgggtgtcGGGATTTGATAATGACAAATTCTACAAAGCAAGTTAAGtgtcacgattttttttttccaggtcacAGCAAAGTTTGCCATCATGTTCATCACAGTCCAGTACAACGTCACACAAGTTCTCGGTGAGTAGAAGGCTCGACGCCTCGTGATCGTCTCCTCCTGTGAGTACCCGATTAGCAGGCTCATTTGTTCatcattgtttttcttccagaCGAAAAGAACGATCTTGTGAACCTTTACCAGTACGGACCTAAAGATGTggccactgtatttttttacctTCTAATTGTCGTCATCCTTCATGCCCTGATACAAGAGTATATTCTTGATGTGAGTATACGAGCTCTGGGCCTTGTAACACACTGCCTTTATATATTGGGTATTTTATATGCTGCACTTTTTTTGTAGCTAGTTGGGCAAGCCTTTTTCACAGCTTTGTCCTATAAACTATAATTATTCATAAACTTGTGACCTCCAAACGATGCTTCAGATACCTGTATGTGTTTTGAAGTACCATGTTTACCGCactgtaaggcgcacctaagagcctttaattttctcaaaagctggcAGTGCGCGTTATaatgaggtgcgccttataatcaggtgtgccttatatatggatcaatattgagcctttagcgcagcccatctaatggatgcattaagtaaccccagcctctactgtggcgtctattctatgtgccttataatgtgatgcgccttatatatgaaaaaaaagctttaaaataggccagtcattgaagtgcgctttataatgcggtgcgccttatagtgcggaaaataggGTACCTTTTACAGTGACTCTGTATCTGTATGTTGCAGGTCTCATTTGAAATTGTTGTACAgcacagcctcggttctcgaccacaatccgttccagaaggcggttcgagaagtgatttgttcaaaatccgaatcgatatttctAATTACAGTTaatgcaaaaagaaataatgcgttccaagctttaaaaaattgtctttttaaagcaatttttttatcttttcctcctaataaactgcatagtagaaatacatgtatagtttaaatactttatatcatgaaataatttaagaaatatatttattttttatgctttagtagtggagtaggcgaggctgggagtgcattgccatatctgtagtgACTTGCTCCACAgccttgtaaatttttttttttttttttttttttttattaacaaaagtgcagaataactttaaacaagcaattagGGGATGGGGGGgagcaaagaaaaatattttttatttttacaaaaagtaacatacaaaaacatcaactcgtaactcgagttaacgaaatctttgaaaccaaacaaaaatgcataaatgcTAATGGATCAGAGCATTGTTGAAGTTAACAAGAAAAaggcaatgcaaaactatcaagtATCAAATCTCTTGGGTGGGGGTAACtcgccccctggaagttcttttcttttcccaaagaacttatgtagtgtcacttctttggagccatgattgggggttaacaatcctcaataggaagaaaaaaaacggctTGTAAATGTAGCTTCCGGGAGACGTCTgcatacagaggctgcgttatacacaataacaaagcgcatcgtgggtcagctggtcgggctgggagcgttatgttatttctgggttttttcgggggcCGTTCGAGTCCTGGATTTTCATTCGAAATCAGAAGCAAaacatctcgaaattttcgtttaAAAAACGATTTGTTTGAGAACCGAATGTTCACTGTATTATGTGCTGTTTCTTATGTTCTGAATATTTACAGGATATAGGAGGATAATATACTTTGTAAAATGATTTCATGTTGTAATTAATTTTTGATGTGAATAAAGGTGACATAAATTAGTCAGAATTCAGATCTTATGGTAGCATGTTTTGTAACGTTATCGAGGAAAGCGTTTCATCCAAATGATGTTCAAAGATGGTGATCAGATTTAATTTCAGTCTTGCACGGTGAAATCTTCGCCTCTGTGTTAGTCATCCTTTCAAATCACAAGAGGGGTAACACTTCATTAACACTCAATGACTATTACCCAGGCGGCacggctggtaaagcattggcctcacagttctgaggacccaggttcgatcccggccccgcctgtgtggagtttgcatgttctcccccgtgcctgcgtgggttttctcccggcacccacatcccaaaaacgtgcaacatgaattggacgacgaaattgcccctaggtgtgattgtgagtgtggctgtttgcctccatgtgccctgcaaccggttcagggtgtaccctgccacctgcccgttgacagctgggataggctccagtactccccgtgaccctagtgaggataagcggcaaaaaattGATGTATGGATGGAGTATTACCCAATGCTGGTGTGGTTGAGTCTTCCagtaaaaatgaattaattgccACTGGGGATTCCATCCCTCATCTTTATAATTATAACACGTTGGGGTTGCGCCTTTATATATAAGCAATGTAATGTTTAAGAAATCTGAATAATAAGGGATCCAAAATATGGAAGTTTGTTCCTAATGGGAATGAACTTAATGTTAAACAATTTTTTGAGGTTGACAATACATAATAATTTAACATGAACAAGTTTACACGgtacaccaaaaaataaatatatattttttgcgtTGTATGCCATTTCAACAAGTGCTGTGTTATTTTCTTCATCTTGTTTCGTTTCAGAAGATGAACAGAAGGCTGCATCTGTCAAAGACCAAACACAGCAAATTCAACGAATCAGGGCAGCTGGCAGCATTTTACCTGTTCTCCTTCATTTGGGGCTGCGGAATCTTGACAGCGGTAAAAACACATCTATTCAGCGGGGCCCACTATTCCTTAATATGATCTATatttctttccatctttttgtttttgacaggaggactttgcaaaaaatcCCACTTTCCTCTGGGAGGGTTACCCACACACTCACATGGTGTACGTCAACATTTTCATGTCAAGTcacactgtatttaaaaacaaaaatgggcaTATAATGCACCATAATTATATCTATACAACTTGAACTCTTTTTCAGCATACAGTATGCACAGTATGTTTTTTCCTCTGCTCAGTTTTCAGGTCAAGTTTTTCTACATTTGCCAAATTGCCTATTGGCTCCATGCGCTTCCTGAgctgtattttcaaaaagtacGCAAGGTAAGGCTGTACTGGAAACAATCTGCATGTTAGCGTACTGTGCAAGTATTTCTgtcaacggacctttccgatggccatcataagctccgcccccttagccatgtcccacaagctttcaaaatggcgattgaacagaacatgtttgaagttgattctctatcgcgtattccagataatatcggggtatgtttttcgccaaatgcgtcagacttgtccaagagatgCACTTATGCACAATTTAAATTTGATATTTGAGTCTTTAATGAGCATAAGATGCATCTTTTTGGATTGTGTGAGGAAAATTGAGTTTCTTAAGAGAACCAACTCAAGGACGGGAAGTATACGACATGCAGAGTCCAAACAATGAATGAGTCCATGACTTTATTGCGCTTTCTGTCACTGACTTTCGTCTGATTTGTCTTCTTTCTCCATAGGAGGACATTCCCCGCCAACTCTACTATATTTGCCTTTATGTTGTTCACATCACTGGTGCCTACATCTTAAAGTGAGTAGAGGTTTATGTCATCTGTAAAAATACTTCAATTGACTACTAATGTTTGCACATGCCTCTAAAAACTTAAAATGAGGAATATTATGCCTATTTCAGCAAGTTAAAGCATTTGTCGGGTGTCGTAATAACGTGTCTCTGATCTCTTTTTTTCGTGGCCTAGAAAGCCAAGTACAAGTCAAAGTTAgcgtaaataaatgttttttaaaaattgaaaatgttcacattttgtgCAAACTGACCCCAATGGTGTGCTTGGTCATGGTGTCATTGTTGACATGGGTACTCAACGATAACAAGTCGCTTTCATGTGCCACaaggaattagtgtgcttcctagttccaaatcTGTTTGTAAAAGGGGAACGGCTTTTGCCGTgccaaaaatagcatgttcGCAGGCcacttggagacagacagacactcacaatcgtacctgggggcaatttaaagtcttcaattaatgcatgttttggggatgtgggaggaaaccggagtccccagagaaaaactcatgcagacacagggagaacatccaaactcaaaCATAGGGAGAGGTCGtggtttgaaccccggtccccagTCTGTGATGCCAATGTTCTACAACTGTACCCCCAtgctgtctgtctatctatctatctatctatctatctatctatctatctatctatctatctatctatctatctatctatctatctatctatctatctatctatctatctatctatctatctatctatctatctatctatctatctatctatctatctatctatctatctatctatcctaatGTAATCTACTTTAATTAATAGCCAATCCGAGCTAAcatcgggcaaaaggcagaaaacactctggactggtcgccagtcagtcaatGACCTACCGGAATCCGGGTGTTTGGTGTTAATATAGTCGAGCCCGGCCGACTGGTGCTGTTCCCCGGTGACGACAGCACGACCCTGTTTTATCCCCACCCAAAGAAAATCTAGAAAATTTAGTTGAAGTCGAGTTCATCTGTGTCTCAAAAGTTCTGTCCTAAATTCAGGTTTTGAGCACTTACCTCCACGCATATTTAatgcatttagaaaaaaaaaagagtatatgACAGGTTCTTCTTCAAACAtaatctttgtctttttttagtacagaaataaaatcaaagtcatGATTAAGATTTGGAATAAGATGAATGGCTATTAATGACCAAGATGTTGACAGTACAGTCGGTGGAGgagcgtccccccccccttccaggGTGGAATTAAAAAGTTGGGATGGGAAGGATTGTCAGACTGTCAGCAGAGCGGTGACAGCTTTCCAGTCACTGTCGTTGCTCTTCCGCCTGGAGCTGGTGCTGTGGATTGGATGCTGTGGAATGCTCACGATGGACAGAAGCTAGATAGGCAAAGCAGATGGACAGATGAACACATTGCACCTTCATTCAGAAATAAGGTCTCCACTTACGTATGACATCGTGactttcaaactaaaaaaaatgaattgcccCTGCCGACCAATCTAGATTTAAATTCAATCTGACACTATATTGCAGATTTAATGGAGTGATTGAATATCGTTTTGTGAGGTTTGGCTCGTGTCAAATTATTAACAGTCGTATGTCAATACTTTTTTAGGTCCCCACCGTCcaataatgcaattttttttttatgacaactaTGAGACTGATAATTCGACCAGCTGTAACCAGTGAaagtttctttcttcttctttgcctgcTCTCGTTTGTTCAGCCTCCACCGACTCGGTGTGGTCTTGCTGGTCCCTCACTACTTGGTGGAGCTCCTGTTTCACGCCTCACGCCTCTTCTACTTCAGTGATGAGAACAAGCAGAAAGGGTACCATTCATATAAACTATGAAAAATTATGATTTCGGTGGCGGCATACTCTTCTTTTAACTGAACCACATTGTGCAATATaatggctttttatttttcttgttacaGTTTCACTCTCTGGGCTTTGCTTTTTGTCATCACTCGCCTCCTCACTCTCACTCTGTCAGTCTTGACATTTGGCTTTGGGTTGCCCCGGACAGAAAACCAAGGCTTTTCTCTTGTGGAAGGCAACTTTAATGTACTCACCATCAGGTAAATCCAACtgcccaaaatttgaaattgatatTGTTTTTCTGATGAATCTGAATGGATTATTTTGtttccagaatgtttttttttttttttccccccagaaatATGATTTTGTGAGTTAACAATACTACTGTGGAGATTTGGAATTCACATTTAAGTCAAAGTCTCTACTCAACTACATTaaacaaatattgttttataaCTAATTGTTGTTTTAGCTGCGCTAAAGCTGGCGCTGACActgacgctaacagggccggttaaaataaaacttggcgataaatatcactgagacgtgccagtaacatgctagcacagcgctaacgctagcacagcgctaacagggccagtaaaagtcactttttcctctttctcaaGCTCAAGGACATCATAAAGGGAACTCACTTTGAAGTGTGAATGATGGTAAGAAGAGCCTGGAATAGTTTTTCCTTGGATGCATGAAGGCAttgcagcataaaaaaaaacccgcaaagCACTGAAGCCCCAAAAAGAGAAGCGTGAAGTAGTGAGGGaacgctgtattttttttttttattcttaattttatctatttatatattattatttatttatcttttatgGATGCACTGATGCAGGCGaggctctccaatttcattgtacagtcgtatgatgacaataaatggcattcattcattggcTCTGGATAGATGAGCGGTAGAAGGCCAGCCGCAACTGTGTGtccaggttgtttttcctgTGGACTATCAGGTAGTGGAGACGTTGTTGAACCTTCTTGATGACCGCTGGTATGCTGTCTGTCCAGGAGGGGTCCTCAGAAATCAGGACtcccaggaacctgaatgtgcggactctctccacacactctCCGTTGATGAAGACCAGAGCCTGTTCACTTCTTTTCTTCCTAAAGTCCACAATGATCTCCTTTTGTTTTGTAGTGTTCAATGCCCGATTGTTGTTTGCTTCTAGACCTCCTCTCTGTGGGATGCCTGTTCTCACTTTGAGATTAGACTTACCAATGTTGTGTCATCAGTGAATTTTGGTGGACTGGGCTGCAGTCGAAAGTGTAGAGACGGTACAGGAGGGGGCTTAGCACGCAGCCTTGTGTTGAGCCGGTCATCAGTGTACGAGTCGAGTAAAGGTGGGAGCCGATTCTCACGGTCTGGGGTCTGTTGGTCAAGAAGTCCTTGATCCAAGTGCATTTGAGAGGAGGGAGGCCCAAGATGTCCAGTTTAATTATCGGAATCTCCGGGATGATTGTATTAAAGGCCGAGATATAATCCACAAAGGGCATCCTAGCATAGCTCTGCGGTTGTTCCAGGTGACTCAACACAGCATGCAGACAAATGCCGATAGTGTCCTCTCTTGATCTTTTCACCTGGGAAAACGAACTGGTGGGAGTCGAAGTTGGGGGCGAGGCAGTCTTTGATGTACTTGAGAACCAGCCTCTCGCAGCATTTCATAATGACAGGTGTTGGGGCAGCTGGGCGATAGTCATTGAAGCTAGTTAAGAATTTCTTTTGGGCAATGATTGTTGTCGACTTCAAACAAGTGGGGATGACTATTTGGGCCAGTGAGAGGTGGGCACATCCTCTTGTCACCTT
This DNA window, taken from Syngnathoides biaculeatus isolate LvHL_M chromosome 2, ASM1980259v1, whole genome shotgun sequence, encodes the following:
- the zgc:113278 gene encoding translocating chain-associated membrane protein 1-like 1-like isoform X4, with protein sequence MGFRKKSKNPPVLSHEFVIQNHADMVSCLAMIILLGLMFEVTAKFAIMFITVQYNVTQVLDEKNDLVNLYQYGPKDVATVFFYLLIVVILHALIQEYILDKMNRRLHLSKTKHSKFNESGQLAAFYLFSFIWGCGILTAEDFAKNPTFLWEGYPHTHMVFQVKFFYICQIAYWLHALPELYFQKVRKEDIPRQLYYICLYVVHITGAYILNLHRLGVVLLVPHYLVELLFHASRLFYFSDENKQKGFTLWALLFVITRLLTLTLSVLTFGFGLPRTENQGFSLVEGNFNVLTIRRGPQKSGLPGT
- the zgc:113278 gene encoding translocating chain-associated membrane protein 1-like 1-like isoform X2; translation: MGFRKKSKNPPVLSHEFVIQNHADMVSCLAMIILLGLMFEVTAKFAIMFITVQYNVTQVLDEKNDLVNLYQYGPKDVATVFFYLLIVVILHALIQEYILDKMNRRLHLSKTKHSKFNESGQLAAFYLFSFIWGCGILTAEDFAKNPTFLWEGYPHTHMVFQVKFFYICQIAYWLHALPELYFQKVRKEDIPRQLYYICLYVVHITGAYILNLHRLGVVLLVPHYLVELLFHASRLFYFSDENKQKGFTLWALLFVITRLLTLTLSVLTFGFGLPRTENQGFSLVEGNFNVLTIRMACLAAICLTQAWMMWKFINFQLKKWRENSQMQASKKKTASPKSKPHKRELTRAAAANGIVRPDDKTSPRARRVKNSQQRPS
- the zgc:113278 gene encoding translocating chain-associated membrane protein 1-like 1-like isoform X3 translates to MGFRKKSKNPPVLSHEFVIQNHADMVSCLAMIILLGLMFEVTAKFAIMFITVQYNVTQVLDEKNDLVNLYQYGPKDVATVFFYLLIVVILHALIQEYILDKMNRRLHLSKTKHSKFNESGQLAAFYLFSFIWGCGILTAEDFAKNPTFLWEGYPHTHMVFQVKFFYICQIAYWLHALPELYFQKVRKEDIPRQLYYICLYVVHITGAYILNLHRLGVVLLVPHYLVELLFHASRLFYFSDENKQKGFTLWALLFVITRLLTLTLSVLTFGFGLPRTENQGFSLVEGNFNVLTIRMACLAAICLTQAWMMWKFINFQLKKWRENSQMQASKKKTASPKSKPHKRELTRALNTTKVCIFKEDQHFFFK
- the zgc:113278 gene encoding translocating chain-associated membrane protein 1-like 1-like isoform X1; this encodes MGFRKKSKNPPVLSHEFVIQNHADMVSCLAMIILLGLMFEVTAKFAIMFITVQYNVTQVLDEKNDLVNLYQYGPKDVATVFFYLLIVVILHALIQEYILDKMNRRLHLSKTKHSKFNESGQLAAFYLFSFIWGCGILTAEDFAKNPTFLWEGYPHTHMVFQVKFFYICQIAYWLHALPELYFQKVRKEDIPRQLYYICLYVVHITGAYILNLHRLGVVLLVPHYLVELLFHASRLFYFSDENKQKGFTLWALLFVITRLLTLTLSVLTFGFGLPRTENQGFSLVEGNFNVLTIRMACLAAICLTQAWMMWKFINFQLKKWRENSQMQASKKKTASPKSKPHKRELTRGERFGASASGQQRQTDTVDTRVELFLRREP